The following are from one region of the Stanieria cyanosphaera PCC 7437 genome:
- a CDS encoding peptidylprolyl isomerase: protein MISLNQIPKQPELILDFLKKNISLREICQKILHQIVINRAAAERGIQVTPEEIQGEADKIRRQKRLEKAADTLAWLKEEMLTADDWEAGICDRIRAEKLARHLFAKEAEKHFAQNRLDFEQVLLYQIVIPYEKLAQELFYQIEEEEISFYQAAHYYDLDQKRRYQCGYEGKLYRWNILPEISAAIFASTQGQIVGPIKTGLGYHIIKVEEFIDPQLTPELHEEIIMKMFDRWLEGEVNYLLHNQTNSDSELQSAT from the coding sequence ATGATTTCCTTAAACCAAATCCCCAAACAACCCGAGTTAATTCTTGATTTCTTAAAAAAAAACATTAGCCTCAGAGAAATCTGTCAAAAAATTTTACATCAAATAGTAATTAATCGAGCAGCAGCAGAACGAGGTATTCAGGTAACGCCAGAAGAAATTCAAGGAGAGGCAGATAAAATTCGTCGTCAAAAACGGCTAGAAAAGGCAGCTGATACTCTTGCCTGGCTTAAAGAAGAAATGTTAACAGCAGACGACTGGGAAGCGGGGATTTGCGATCGCATTCGTGCCGAAAAATTAGCAAGACATTTATTTGCCAAAGAAGCAGAAAAGCATTTTGCTCAAAACCGTTTAGACTTTGAACAAGTTTTGTTATATCAAATCGTAATTCCTTACGAGAAATTAGCTCAAGAGTTGTTTTATCAGATCGAAGAAGAGGAAATTAGTTTTTATCAAGCAGCCCATTATTACGACCTTGATCAGAAAAGAAGATATCAATGTGGCTATGAAGGAAAACTTTATCGTTGGAATATTTTACCAGAGATATCAGCAGCAATTTTTGCTAGTACCCAAGGTCAAATTGTAGGTCCGATCAAGACTGGATTAGGATATCACATTATTAAAGTAGAAGAGTTTATCGATCCACAATTAACTCCTGAGCTTCATGAAGAAATTATCATGAAAATGTTTGATCGATGGTTAGAAGGGGAAGTTAACTATCTACTCCACAATCAAACAAATTCTGATTCCGAATTACAATCAGCTACTTAA
- a CDS encoding ribbon-helix-helix protein, CopG family, translating to MGRKGWVAKTISVRLSQAELEKLDKYCQQSGREYNDVIRELIRQAQFFQVEKLK from the coding sequence ATGGGTAGAAAAGGTTGGGTTGCTAAAACAATTTCCGTTCGACTTTCTCAGGCAGAATTAGAAAAACTAGATAAATACTGTCAACAATCGGGTCGAGAATATAACGATGTTATTAGAGAGTTGATTAGACAAGCTCAATTCTTTCAGGTAGAAAAACTTAAATAG